The Dyadobacter sp. 676 DNA window CCCGCCATCGAGCCATGCCACGCTTACCTTCCCTAAAACTTCCAAAACGAAGGGAAATGTAACAATGCACTGGATGGACGGCGGTATTAAACCCGAACGCCCGGAGGAGCTTGGGCCTAACGAGCTGTTTGGCGATGGCAACAGCGGTATCCTTTTCGTGGGTACTAAAGGCAAGATGATGGCGAGTGAATATGCGGCGAATCCACGCTTGTTGCCGCTTTCGAGGATGGAGGAAGTGAAGGTGAAACAGAAATTCCCGCGGGTACCGGGCTCAGCCGAAGGGCACTATGCGCAATGGGTGGAAGGCTGTATCGCCGGTTACGGCAATATGGAACTTAGCTCGCCGTTTGAAAAAGCTGGCCCGCTGACCGAGGCTATATTGATGGCAAACCTGGCCATTCGTGGTGCCGATATGCCTAAACCACGCGCAACCGGCAACGGTTACGATTACCCTGGCGCGAATCTGAAAATGCTGTGGGATTACAAAAACATGAAGGTAACCAACTTCGACGAAGTGAACCAATGGGTAAAACGTACCTATCGCGAAGGTTGGAGCCTGGGTGTTTGACCGAAGATAGATTGATTGTTTCGAAGAGCCTTCCTGCGATGCAGGCGGGCTCTTTTACGTTATAACCGGAAAAGTTTCCGGGCATTGTCATGCAGGATTTTCCGTTCGACTGCTTTTGATGCAGCCAGCTTCCTGATTTCAGCGATGGTTTGGGTACCCTGGCATTCCGTGCCGGAGCCGATATGGTCGTCGCAATCGCTGCCGTACAGCAGCTTGTCCTGGTGCCGGCTCAGGAACTCGCGGGCGTGGTCTTCGTCGCGGGTCATGGATAGCAGGCCCGAACCGGCGGACATATCCCCGTACATATTTGCATAATCCCGCAACAGGCGATCGGTGAAGCCGCCGGGAGCCACCTTTGTTTTGGGGTACAAAACACGCTGGTCGGTGTGGTTCCGATCGATGTTAGCCCACCAGGTCTGTGCGTGGCCGATGAAATTGACCTTCGGGTACTTTTCGAGCATTCGGGGAAAGCGCTCGAAATTGTAATTGAACATCTGGAATTGCCAGTGCATCAGCACGGGCACCTGGTAATCCTCGGCAAGCTTGTAAATTCGCTGCATTTCTCCGGAATCGCAATCCACGCCGAATTTCAATTCCCCGATTACGCAGCCGCCCAGTTTCAGGTACTTTTCAATTTCCGCAACGGCACCGTCGAGGTCCGGTACCTCGTTGGCACCGAATGCAAATTCGTCCGGATATTTCGCCGCGATGCCATAGCAGGCCTGGTTACCTGCGCATTGTGCCTGCAAACCGTTGGTCTTGCCCGAATGCGTGGAAGCGCCGAACGCCGGGGTACCTGCGGGCAACAAGATGGTTTTGGTGATGCCCATGGCCCGCTGGTGCGCTATAAGCACGTTGTCCGGACGGGCGGCGTAATGGACGTGCTGGTGGATATCGATGATCGGTTCGGCAGCCGGAGCCGGCGACGCAACCGCGCTGCCCAGCAGCATTGCGCCGGTGCCAGCTAAAAATTCGCGGCGCGATAAATTGATGCGTTGGCACATAGGGACATTGTCATCTTAGCATGATTAAACTTGTGGTGCCCAGTAGGTGCAATGCCCGCCGGGATTAACAGGCCCTGTAAAAAGCAGGCAACCGCCGCATTCCTTACCTTCTTTGGCCGGGACCCATAATTTACAATTATCGCACTGGCTGTCGGGTTGGGGTGATTTATCCGTGTAACCCAGGGACTTGCGTTTTTGAACGTCGGTAGGGTCTACGCCGGTGAGGTCGCTGCATGGATCGGCGGTCGGTGTTGCAGTCCGGGCGACGGGCGGTTTCCTGGACCCCGCGCAGGCAAGGAGCCACGCCGTACTGCCGGTGGCGCCCCAGGCAAGGCACCGGCGGAGAAAAAGTCTGCGATCGGCAAATTGTTTCATATCGTTGCGTTGAATGGTCGGAAAGGAATGTGTCAATTAATGGATATCCAGTGCTTTTTTGAGTTCGGAAACTTGCCTGCGGATGGCGTCGGAGCTGTGGTTTTCCAGCTTTCGCAGATTTTTCGAAACCGCTTTTTCCGCTTCTTTTTTATTGGCCGATTTTTTAACACCTTTCGAAAGTCCGGTCAGTGCGGCTACCGTCCATTGCGGGTCGGAGAAGGCGGCGGAGGTGTTGAGCAGGTCCAAAAGCGAGGTGATATCGTTCCTGGCATTCCGCGCGCCGGCTATGTAGCCGAAATCCTCGACCAATTTCAGCTTTCCCGGCGTCGTTGCGTTGAAAAACGTGCGGCGGCTCGCCAGCAATTGCATCATCTCGGGAGATGAGCCGGTATCGGAACTTAACACTGCCAGCCGCCATGACGCGTCTTCCGATCGTTTTTCGGCAACGGCCGCCAGGGCGGCAAGGCTCTCTTTCGAATTAAATTGCCCTACGCTAAGCGCGGCCTGGCAGGCTACCTGAGTCGAGGCGTCGTTCGTCAGCCGTATGATTTCAGGCAGAAATTCCGGGTATTTTTCGGCCAGGATCACCGCATGTTCCCGCACACCCGCGTGAGCGTCGCTCAATGCTCTTTGGATGATCGTTGCATCCAGGCCGCCGATCGCTTCCAGCGTATAAATGGCATGAATCCTGGCCCGCGGATCTGCATGTCCGGTCATTCTGATCAGATCCGGCAGGACCGATTCCTCCTGCTTTTCAACCGATTTGAACCGCGGGGCGGCCCCCGGCGCATGTTTTTCAACCAAAATCCGTTGCGCATTCAGCCGCCACCATTGGTTGGGATGTTCCAGCAGGGCTACCAGTTCGGCGGAGGTTTTGGCACGGAGGTCGGGGAGGAGAACAGGACGTTTTGAGCTTTCTTTGGGGAAAATGCGCCATATGCGGCCGTATTGCTCACCGTTGGCAAAATCCATGTCCTTTTTGAGGTCCTCGGGGATAGAAACGGGCGTTTCGATATGTTGGCGGTACATGTCGACAATGTACAAATAGCCGTCGGGACCCGATGTCAGGTTGGCCGGGCGGAACCACGGATCGGTTGCGGCGAGAAATTCACGGTCCTTTTCGCCATTGTCCCTGCTGGCAGTGAATACGGGGGAATTGTTCGAAGAACTAATTATGTCACGGTGCACGAGGTTGCCGGCGACGTCACCGGTAAAAATATTACCCTGAAATGCCTGCGGAAAGCCGTTGCCGCCATAAAATGTTCCGCCCGAAGCGCCGGTGAAGTGGTCGCGGGCGTACTCGGTGAAACCGGTTTTTAGTGAATCGTATTTGGCTTGCCGGCGGTCGGAGCGCTGTTGGCGCCAGTAAGGCGTGGCCGATTTCTGGAACATTTCGAGTTCATGATCGGAGATATTGACATCG harbors:
- a CDS encoding amidohydrolase family protein, yielding MCQRINLSRREFLAGTGAMLLGSAVASPAPAAEPIIDIHQHVHYAARPDNVLIAHQRAMGITKTILLPAGTPAFGASTHSGKTNGLQAQCAGNQACYGIAAKYPDEFAFGANEVPDLDGAVAEIEKYLKLGGCVIGELKFGVDCDSGEMQRIYKLAEDYQVPVLMHWQFQMFNYNFERFPRMLEKYPKVNFIGHAQTWWANIDRNHTDQRVLYPKTKVAPGGFTDRLLRDYANMYGDMSAGSGLLSMTRDEDHAREFLSRHQDKLLYGSDCDDHIGSGTECQGTQTIAEIRKLAASKAVERKILHDNARKLFRL
- a CDS encoding high-potential iron-sulfur protein, with protein sequence MKQFADRRLFLRRCLAWGATGSTAWLLACAGSRKPPVARTATPTADPCSDLTGVDPTDVQKRKSLGYTDKSPQPDSQCDNCKLWVPAKEGKECGGCLLFTGPVNPGGHCTYWAPQV
- a CDS encoding PVC-type heme-binding CxxCH protein → MLPRTIALSGLMLFAADGIAQKRYPDALPPAESAKTFQLREEFGIEAFVTEPDVLSPVDLVFDASGNAFVVEMGDYPYDARPGHFKGRIRLLKDTDGDGKIDKSYVFADGLPSATSVLPYRDGLLVCAAPDILLLHDTDGDFKADTREVVFTGFFARNSEAQITSMRYGVDNWIYANNNGQAGMITSPLMPDVPPVNVAGGSFRFRLDKKLFEAESGSGQFGLAMDEWGHRFYTQNTLHIQQTPIAWRYLHRHNYLPSFRSDVNISDHELEMFQKSATPYWRQQRSDRRQAKYDSLKTGFTEYARDHFTGASGGTFYGGNGFPQAFQGNIFTGDVAGNLVHRDIISSSNNSPVFTASRDNGEKDREFLAATDPWFRPANLTSGPDGYLYIVDMYRQHIETPVSIPEDLKKDMDFANGEQYGRIWRIFPKESSKRPVLLPDLRAKTSAELVALLEHPNQWWRLNAQRILVEKHAPGAAPRFKSVEKQEESVLPDLIRMTGHADPRARIHAIYTLEAIGGLDATIIQRALSDAHAGVREHAVILAEKYPEFLPEIIRLTNDASTQVACQAALSVGQFNSKESLAALAAVAEKRSEDASWRLAVLSSDTGSSPEMMQLLASRRTFFNATTPGKLKLVEDFGYIAGARNARNDITSLLDLLNTSAAFSDPQWTVAALTGLSKGVKKSANKKEAEKAVSKNLRKLENHSSDAIRRQVSELKKALDIH